The nucleotide sequence CCACTTCTGCTTGTGCCACGGGTGCGGCGGGCATGAGTGCAGCCAAAGCGCGTGCCTTGGTCCACATGCCGTGGGCAATGGCTTGGCGAAAGCCAAACAGCTTGGCCGAGAGTGCCGACATATGGATGGGGTTGAAGTCACCCGACACCTTGCCGTAACGCCGCCCCAAGTCGCTGGAAGCGAAGAAGTCTGCTTGGTGTGACAAGGGCGTGTCCATGCTGAGCGCACTGGCAAAGGGCTCGCCGGTGGGGTTTTTCACACCCATGCGCAGCAGGGTTTGCGTGGCTTCCCACACCAACTCGCCATCGCGCAAAATTTTCATGTCGAGGTCAAACATTTGGCCCTTGTCATGCGCCATGAGTTGGCCGGTCGACATTTCCACGCGCACATCGTCACCGGCCGCCAAGGCGTGGTGCTGCTTCACGCGGTTGCCCAAGTGCACGGTGCCCAAGGCAGGCCATGGGCAATCGGGCG is from Rhodoferax aquaticus and encodes:
- a CDS encoding MaoC/PaaZ C-terminal domain-containing protein, which encodes MKTIDFETLPATASQYVGALLSTRKRAGVVKALPAITYVRPSVVLDGAAIAAYAKVCGYQAAHGVPLLYPQMLTFPLAMAFFVSPDCPWPALGTVHLGNRVKQHHALAAGDDVRVEMSTGQLMAHDKGQMFDLDMKILRDGELVWEATQTLLRMGVKNPTGEPFASALSMDTPLSHQADFFASSDLGRRYGKVSGDFNPIHMSALSAKLFGFRQAIAHGMWTKARALAALMPAAPVAQAEVAVEFKTPLFLPARASLWSTRQTTGSFDQAALFEVRNAKGDKPHVRGHLSFHTA